The Acidicapsa acidisoli genome contains a region encoding:
- a CDS encoding bifunctional DNA primase/polymerase yields the protein MSAARHGISVFPANPDKTPMVAAWEQKATSSQFMIGATWKTDALPAIPVGANGLVVIDADRKPSGVDGVAAFEALCATQGIDVSTALTVETPSGGRHFYFRTDAPYSNSRGNLPDGIDVRGVGGYCVAPGAVLPDGRSYRLMAGSWDAIPSLPEPLARLLREKRSAAPPEAASEPVTLTGTDAERNYAEAALEDEVAKLSVMGEGSGRNHALNNAAHSLGTMAAWIDPNRVANALWEASIANGYIAKDGEATARQTIESGINAGMSKPRPSHPT from the coding sequence AAAACGCCGATGGTCGCCGCGTGGGAGCAAAAGGCAACCTCCAGCCAATTCATGATTGGGGCAACCTGGAAGACGGACGCTCTGCCAGCGATCCCCGTTGGCGCAAACGGTCTGGTAGTCATTGACGCAGACCGCAAACCTAGTGGAGTGGACGGCGTAGCTGCCTTTGAAGCTCTCTGCGCTACCCAAGGTATCGACGTTTCAACCGCGCTCACGGTTGAAACCCCTTCTGGCGGCAGACACTTCTATTTCCGAACCGATGCCCCTTACAGCAATTCTCGCGGGAACCTGCCCGATGGTATCGACGTGCGCGGCGTTGGCGGCTACTGCGTTGCACCGGGCGCTGTGTTGCCAGACGGCAGGAGCTACCGGCTGATGGCAGGCTCATGGGACGCAATTCCCAGCCTGCCTGAGCCTCTGGCGCGACTACTCAGGGAGAAACGTTCGGCAGCACCACCAGAGGCCGCGAGTGAGCCTGTAACGCTGACAGGAACGGATGCAGAGCGGAACTATGCAGAGGCCGCGCTAGAAGATGAGGTTGCCAAGCTCTCCGTGATGGGTGAAGGCTCAGGCCGGAATCATGCCCTCAACAACGCTGCCCACTCGCTAGGCACAATGGCTGCATGGATCGATCCAAACAGGGTTGCAAATGCTCTATGGGAAGCATCCATCGCAAACGGCTACATTGCGAAAGATGGCGAAGCGACTGCAAGGCAAACCATCGAATCAGGCATCAACGCAGGTATGAGCAAACCGCGTCCATCACATCCAACCG